The following proteins come from a genomic window of Armatimonadota bacterium:
- a CDS encoding cyclic nucleotide-binding domain-containing protein, with protein sequence MAEGSYVQYLQNVPIFSSLSAGELEAVTRSLKERTYEPGALIVRQGDPGIGFFLIVEGRVEVSHDGHHIRDMGPGEFFGELALLEERARTATVTARERTRCLQLVRWDFRALLQEHPEMAVRLLEVVVRRLREHPAVQETD encoded by the coding sequence GTGGCGGAAGGCTCGTACGTCCAGTACCTGCAAAACGTCCCGATCTTCAGCAGCCTGTCGGCCGGGGAGCTGGAGGCTGTGACCCGGTCCCTGAAGGAGCGGACCTATGAGCCGGGCGCCCTGATCGTGAGGCAGGGCGACCCGGGCATTGGGTTCTTCCTCATCGTGGAGGGGCGGGTGGAGGTGAGCCACGACGGGCACCACATCCGCGACATGGGCCCGGGGGAGTTCTTCGGCGAGCTGGCGCTGCTGGAGGAGCGCGCCCGCACCGCCACGGTCACCGCCCGGGAGCGCACCCGCTGCCTGCAGCTGGTCCGCTGGGATTTCCGGGCGCTGCTCCAGGAGCACCCGGAGATGGCCGTCCGGCTGCTGGAGGTCGTGGTGCGCCGGCTGCGCGAGCACCCGGCGGTGCAGGAGACCGACTGA